tacacttttttattatttggcaaatttttttggcaaattttccaaattcccaaatactagaaaaaactagtatttgggccaaatttcattatttggaaagttttagaaattcaatttttacccttaactttttattttacaaaaataatatatttattgacaCCAACCAATTCAATTAACACAATGTTTCCTTCTACATGCATTCTTTTGATTTCATACATTCCTTTGTTACAGTTAGTCTTAATGAACTAGCtactaaataaaacatgaattgcatttattttattttggtagaTAAATATTACGTTGTTGATGCTGGTCTACGGAACACAAGAGGATTTTTAGCTCCATTCAAAGGAATGCGCTATCATTTGCAGGACTACCGAGGAAGTGAAAGAGAGCCTAAGAATGGAAAAGAGCTATTTAACTATAGACATGCTTCTCTGCGCAATATATTTGAAAGAACTTTTGGTGCGTGGAAAAGTAGATTCAGAATACTAAGACAAAGCATGAACAACTATGAATGTGACATGCAAGTGAAAATAGTAATTGCTTGCGCTgtattgcataattttttacgtgaacaccaaagtagtgatggaatattcaatgaatatgaaaatgatgatatgGTTTTTGATGAAAGTGACGAACTATTGGCTCAGGGTAACAACATCGCTTCATCTTCTCGATCATCTGATTCGGAAATGCAAGCTCATCGAGAAGAGATTGTTCATAAAATGTGGGAAGATTATATTAATGAATAGGTTGAACTCTTTCAGATGAGAAAGCATAGGCTCTTCAGTGATTGcaatatttatttccttttgttttcttctcttttttttcccgaatttatattagttgtattttcattatcatgatttgtaccaagaccttttcactATACGAATATTTACTGTAATGATTCTTGTTGATTTGTTGCGGAAGTCGTAAATCTTGTTACGTGAGATTTCTATTGTGCTATGTAATACAAATTTATGGTTagtttgatagttttaaaaacttatgggtataaatcatatttcttaaaaaaatgaaatatgtttctcaaattctatggccaaacacatggtaaaatttcacccaaattttcatccaaataatatttgccaaaaatatttgaatatctatggccaaacgctagCTTAGTCCACTTTCATAAAACGAGGAGGTTAATTTAATTGTTAGaagattaatttaaaaatggaagaggaaattaaaaattatttaggatttaggattttctaattttttaaaatggatgtctaaaatataattttggtcAAATTATATAGGgatatattttccaaattatagtttaaattaaaacatttttactCCTTTTTATAAAATATGGAGAATGGTAGTTGAGAAcattaaaacatttatttttcttcattaaacaaaggaagataaaaaattaaatgaaagatGAAATTAATAGGCAATTATTAGGCATGATGCTATGTAGTAGTcatgatcatttttattttaagtcttgccatttttacttaaaatatcaataaataaaataataactttaccATATCATTTaaacattataaatttaatttcttgaaaaataattatagttaATGATAAGGTTaaattagatattatttttttcatttcatattaattgCTCACGTTACTAAAAtctgtttatttatttcaaaattacttgttaatttacaaaattaagatagaattaactaaatttttctcattttaccCTTACCACCTTACATCTAATTCTTAAAGTGTAAACAAATTagtaaaattccaaaaaaaagaaaatctcaaCAAAAACTATCACTTTTTTATGTATGACTTCTTCAGAAGCGCGTAAGAAAAAAGCGGACAAGTAATAAGGTAAGAAAGAAAGTACGTGATAAATTTAGTTTGAAACCCATATTTTTCCGTCTGAAATATAAGTGATCCAACTCTCAAAATGTTGCAAGGTAAAATTTTTACATTAATAACATGCCAATCTTTAAATTGTCTGACGAGAATAACCAAATGAACAAGCACCAGAACTGACACTACAAAAGATGGCTTCCTCATTAGTACATGCAGCAACTTTTCTTCAAGCAACAGTTTGGACTGCTCTATCAAAACTTTCTTCAGCAGATGCAGCGCGCTTGACAAGTGTGTGATCTGGGTTTGATAATTTCAACTGGCTGCAAACATCAAGTAACAAAAGCAGCCCATTAGTATTCTTTTCTAGCTACCAAGACAACAAATTGGTGTTGTCATGGTTCAACTGTCTACTCTCTATATCACCATAAAAAGTGTTATGGACGAAGATACTTCCAAAGCTGTGAATTAGAGACTGGACAATTTTTCTATCCTTCTATAACCATTATGGAATCACAACTAGATTCATTCAATAAAAAGTTGAAACAAATAGTAACTATATGGGACTCATCGTACTTGAGATAACGTGTGGATGGTTTTCCAAGGTGAAGACTGCAGACAACCAGATTGGCCAGTGTTTCTGGATCCTTAGCGTCCTGCATAAATGATCAAGCTTGTAAGTGATAAAGGAATAGAGGAACAATGATAATGCATTGTGAGAGAgactttctaaatgaatgatTAGCAAAATTGTTCAGTGTAATCAACAGAATTTGGACATATGAAGGTTAATTGATTCTTTTACAAGTACTAGCTCAACTGAAAAATAGAAGACAATTATCAAGTCAAAGTGACCTTGTTTAAGGCTTCAAGCAACAGTGTCTCAGCTTCGTCAAAGTTACCCATGTGCATGCAACATACAGCCTTCCCATTCAGGATTAAGCTAGTCATCTGATACTTCTCAGAAAAGTCTTGGTAAATAAGATATGCTTCTTGTATTTTTGAACCACCCTGAAAAtagaatatattaataaatgttCCCAACTAATAGTTTTTTGTTAGGCAACCATATTTGAACTTATTATGTACCACTGCCAAGTTTAACCATGCACTTGCAAGTTGAGTTAGTGTATGATCTTCATCAACTTGCTGCATGATTCTTAACTGTTTCTCTGCATAATCCGATCTATGCATCTTAATGAGTATCTGGACATTCAAAGCATGCCTGCATAAGCACATTTAGTCAGggaaatgaaaattattttatactttaGATTTTAACCTCAAAGTAGACGGTtgaaattaaaaagtattttagacCTCAAATCCATTAAAGCAGAAATTTATAAAAACGGCAAGCCTACAATCTTTCAGTCAGCCAACTTAAAAATATGACAGTATACATCTAGAAACTAAAATAGccaaagtaaagcaagaaaggaATGACAAATTCATTTTGAAGGGAAGCTTCTTAACCTAGCTTAAGCCTTGAGGCATAACCAAAAAGTGAAACACAGTGTACAAAAAGTGCACAAACAGAAATAgataatcaaacaaaaaatttagaaaaaaagtaaTACCACCAAAATTCTGTTCGATCAGCTGCCAGGAGATCTATGATTAACTCATACTTGCACAGGACTGCATTAAGATTATTAGCACTTCTACGGTTCTAGTTATACTATTCTCAGAAAAGAAATTATGTTATTCGATCCATTCTGTAATACTTTTTGGTAGATAACCATTGTCTCTATCAGGTCTCACTCACATAGACATGCCTTTTTTTTGTCTCAGATAATCATTCATCCAGTTCATGaagcagatttttttttttgagaaagaaaaaaaattaaaaaatccatGAAGCAGAATTTTTAAATAGCATTTGCCCTTTGCCAAGAAAAAGGAGTCAAGTTGTTTAGAAGAATATAACTGTATCTAGTCGTACACAAGCACCATGGGTATAGTTAGTACAATGCCGATATTCAAAGAAAATAGAAGCAACCAATCCATCAAATAGGAAATTCCTCAATGTATCTCTACACTATTTAGCATAGCACCTTCAAAGCAATTACACAATCAAAGAAAAGATAGCAACTCACAATTCCATTGTTCCACCAGCATTTGTGTGTTTTAGAGCTTCATTATAATCCTGCTCATGCGTGAACACAATCCCAGCAATAAGCCTCAGTATAGGGTTGCTTCCTATGGCTGGATCTCCTAATAATTCATGAAGACCGGCGATTGCTGCTTCCTAGAACATAACAAAGAAAGTTACAACTAATTACCCTCCTCTTGTCCATAATAaatagggaagaagaagaactaaAAATGATGATTATAACAAAGCATCTTCCTAAAACTTTATAGTTACAAATAAATGATTCATTTTCTTTGATTAAGGACTATATGGGAAGGAGAAATCATCTCAACTCCTCtccttgttttttttaatcaataaatagGAACCCGTAATGTAATGTCACTCAAACTGAATTCCCTAAAATTTCTATTCCAGCTGCAAATACCATAGATGAATGGATTTACTTGAGTTAACACCCACACACACCCCACACCCATCCACTCCAAAAGGATGGaaagccttttttttttcctttcaaaattgaaactttGGAAGAAACCCTTTGTAATTGGGAGTTTATTTTCAACAAGATCCACCAATCAGATGGGGGCACCTTCAAAAGTACAGATAACAAGACACAGTAGCTAccaaattctcaaaaagatcACTAGAGTAAAAAGGGGGAGAGATTTTGGAATCAAATTTTCACCTTATTATTAGGGCTGGCAAGGTACAAAGCGAGCAATTTGACAGCTTGAAGAGGAGTAGGAGCTGATGCATCGATCTCATTGATCACAAGCtgtaatgaaaagaaaaaaaaaacaatacacTAACTAGTaaacacaaaaagaattaaCAATCACAGAAGaattcaaaacaataaaaatactcaaaaaagaaggaaaaaccTGATAACTGGAAAGAGCAATGTAAGATCGGTAAACAAGAGTGTCTCTTTCAACAGCGTCCTCCTGAGAGAGATTTGGTACATCGCTGTTGTTAATTGCAGCTTGGTAAGCACCTATGTAGAAGTTGTTCCTCAATCCGAACAATGGGTCGGGTCCTGACACTgccatttcttcttcttcttcttcgttcaACACaaagtcttcttcttcttcttcaatttgttgTCAATTCGATTCAGATCTCAGAAAAAACGAAACTCGAAGTGAAAATTGAGCATTACGAAATGAGTTGGGCGGGTCATTGGTTATGAGGCCCGATAGCGTTTTGGGCTTTTAACACACTTGCAATTTTAGCCCAACCATAAATACtaatggaaaaattacataaaataatacattttaaaaaataattactgattttagcgatattttttgtttattaccatttatagcaatactgtgataaatctgtaatatgtattaaaattgtattataaatgaattaaaagcgataaagtgaaaaaaaaatattgcttctataaatggtaaatattttattattatagcacatttatgtaagtttcccaatACTAATCCACTTTATAGTTTGAAAGGATTACATATTGTCTCACTAATATTTCAAATAAGATAAACGAGGCATTCTTTTGAGATTTTAAGGTAGATAAATATATCGAAtattagatacatgtatctcttGATATTAGATACATtcctatatacatataaatgtatCAAATCAAAGATACTAGATATATGTATCCATTAATATCAAATACATTTtgagatatatatacatatggagAGAGACGAACAAGAGAGGGAAATAGACATATAGATAGGAGAGGGGCGATTGAGAGAGAGCCAGTATGTATGTTTTCTATAAGATAtgttttgaaatataaatacatagGAAGTACTGGAGGgggagggaggagagaggcaaacGAGAGAGATATTGTATCGCAAATTTATACGATTCACAAATACATGCAATTCACTCTTAAACAATGTAGTTCAGTATTTATAACAAATTACACCTAAGTTAACCTACAAATATCCGAATACATGCgttttgatttttggtgaagtaaatatgataaagaaaaataatttccaaaCTAAAATGAAGGTACTCAATTGACTTCATGCATATAATAACCCCTTTATATGAGAAGCATAATCATCCCTTTTATTGAATAACAAATTCTTAGTGAACTTACAACTTTAAAATAAggttatcaaaataaaaataaatctacATCTTTCATTGAACTCTTTGGatacaaattaattaaagtacTAATATATGTTTTGATGACTTGTCTCCTCAAAAATATTAACCCTTTCGTTGAATTAATCTAaaagatacatatattttgaagaacttgaatAAATATAACTTTCGATTATTACTGATGATCGTGAAAGACGAATGGGCAGTCCCTTTTGTGGTGTTGGCATCATATCACCAACAATCTTCTCATTAGGTAGTAACAATTCCCACTTATATTTCATTACAACATTGTGAAGAAAAGTTAGAATTGCAAGACGAGCATACTCTTTACCAGGACACATTCTTGGACCACAACCAAATGGTACATATGTGTATGGAATTGGTCCATCACATTTCTCATATCTTGATGGATCAAACACTTGAGGGTCTTCAAAATACAATGGATTTTTGTTTGTGCTACTTGTTGTCCAATAAACCTACATgtcaaatacaaaaaagaaaatgttacgGACATCATTTAGCTTATAtgtgtttataattttttttgtaagtttatCTACTTTTTGAAATAATTCAGATATATGtgattgaaattgaaaatttgagtcTAAAGTGCATGTAAAAATTGTCTTAAATCTACTCCAAATAAACTCAAATTTGAAACAGTTTTTCtatatcataaaaaaacaaaggcataatacatatattggaccctaaacttgacttcaaattttaactttgatctccaactttcataatgcacaaacaaacactttaactatccaacttttaaataaataaacacatgagtcctacatgacacaatacacgtaggacaccacataggacaaaaaatgacatttaggacatgtgtgtctatttgttcaactttatacaagtttaagtgtctatttgtgcacatccaaagaaGAAgggcataaatataatttgaagtcaagttaaagggcacatttatgcattatgccaaaaataaatattaattatcaatttatttatttttattattcaaaataaaattcatgttcaaatataaCTAAACTTccgattgttttttttttttttacttaaatactatcatacacacacacacaaatacCCTTCTCTCTTCACTTCATTTAGTGAAAGTTTTATTGaaatttctccattttttagttatatatcTTGTATTTGCGTGTTATGAATCAGAATTAATTAgatcaatagaaaaataacaGATGAATAAACTAAAAGgcgaaaaaatatattttatcaagtaatctctaaataaaatcaatgaaaattaCCTTCCAACCCTTGGGGATAGTGTAACCAGCATAGGTGAAGTCTGTCAACACTTCTCTAAAAGTTCCTTGAAGTGGTGGAGTTAGTCTCATTGTTTCACATATCACATTCCATGAatacttcattttgttcatGTCCTCCCACTCTAACAATTCTCCTTCCTTCTTTGTCGCCGCAATCTCCTTTTGTtctgtatttaaaaaaataaaactttggtTCAGTCGTTTATAAAAATTTCGAATTCAAATCTCAGACACACTGTATTATTACTATTGGCTAAATAACGAACCGTTTAAGATCTTTTCATAAATATCAAATCTCTCTCCAACATATTTCACGAGGAAAGTCATAGTTGTTGCAACAGTACTATAGCCAGCAACTAAAAGTCCCATTATTTTATCAGCAATTTCATTTTCACCCATAAAAACTCCATTATTATCTTCAACAACAATCATATGACACAATATGTCTTGCGTTTTCACTCCTTTAGAGATTTcatcttttttctcctttataaCATCGATAAGCTCCCTTCTAATGGCAACTGCTGCCTTATTCGCTCGATAAAAAGCCATCCCCTGTACGTTCAAAATCATCGCGTGTAACCCTAACGTAACATCGTCAAAACAATTTACGAGCTTCACCATCCTCTCTGAACTCCCCAGAAAGAAACGACTAGCAAGTGTCAATGTCAAAATTTTAGCAAAATCATACATTTTAATCTCAATTTTGCCTTCCCAATGGGATTGCAGAAGCTCTTTTGTTATACAATCCATTTCCCCCAAATAACGGGCTAGGGATTCGGGCTTTAAAAACCCGGGCTGACGAATAACCCGAGTTGATTGAGATGGAGATTGAGAAAGAGAAGGATTTTTCGATTGGTAAGAACGAAAAATTCTTTGCATAGAGTGAGTACGAAACACGGTAAATAGTTTCTCTTCGTTCGAGAAGAGGAATTTGTGGCCGTTAGGGCCACAAATTACAGCCGTTTTCTCTCCCattattttggttttaaaaaTATCGCAAGAGTACTTATTCATTCTATCGCGAACAAAATGTTCAGGATTACTGAACAAAAACTCTATCGTCTCTCCTATTACGGGCCAACCGAAACTACCCGGGGGTAGTTTGGTATTTTCGGAAGAACGATTTTGATAGAGAATAATAGTGAGGATGAAAGAGAATACAACTAAGAAAATGGTGGAGAGATCAATAGCATccattgattaattatttgttagGCTGCTACGTTTAATGGATGTGTGTTAATATATAGAGAGAGGAGGAGTGTTGGGATGAACTAATTGCTTCGTAACTAATTTGAAAATAGTAGAAATTATATATCGTGATGTTAAATTTTCGtgtacaaatataaataattttattagtaaataaataatttaattaaatttatatatgtataggcaattctaatttttttgattaacGAGTTTTACTTGTTATGaaccatatattattattttttaattattcttctAATAGTAATTATATTGATCTATACTttaacattatatttttatataataggaataaaatgatatgaagatgaagatagttagagtaaaaaaaagttaaaacggAGGAGAGGTGGAGATATAATGATTATCTAACATTATCACTATAATTTTGGTCATGGCCCGCATCACATTTAGTCAATTTCGAAtgtaatattttctaaattgttTTAGACTTggttaataatttgaaatattttttttataattgaaaatagtTTACAAACACGAGCGACAAGCCGTGTGGagtaagataaaaaaattaatttttttgtcatgtttttatatatagCTGAGTTGttcttttatctttatttgtttaattacgTAGTAATTGTAGTTAATTGATTAATCAATGATTAATTGTGTCGCTGTTATATCTTGTTATTCTCGACAAAGATTATGAGATTAGGTTATAATTTAATAGCATCGCTTTGAAGAATTAAGAGTAATGATTGAGATTTAAAGAGggttataataataacaaagcCTTAGAGCAATTTAAGTgaatatattaattgtttaataaATTTATCGAAAATTCTTGATCGATCAAGATTAATTCGATGATATATAGTTAATCTATATAGCAAAAAGGAAGTCTTTGGATATAACTTCGAATTTGTTACACCGTCATcaatattttaagtaatttgATAATGTATTTTTTCCCCTACATATATGAGTGTAGAATATAAGTCAATTTGACTTAATGGAGAAACCGGTTTATTGCACAATTGAGTCGTCGATCAAGTGATGAAATGCATAAAACTTTGATTCTATGTTATTTTCGATAAATTTTTGACTCAAGACAAATATAAACACTATAACAATAATTGAAGAAAATCGAAACATAAAAGATAATATATGAAATGGAGGGGAGACTTACTTCCCTTTTCCTTGAGATCCAACTAATTTGATTACCTCTTACGACTAAATTGAGGAATATTAtcattaaaacttttaacaaaaaaataattaaatcttgCTTAAGTGGTGCACTACGTATTAGTGTTAGAATTAGGTTGATAAACAAATTCATCAGTTATTATAATCATCTCGAGTCAACAAATACTTTTGGTGGAATTTTTTCCACTTTTAACCACACTCATTGGATAATTTTTGACAGTGCTATCTCAGTTTCATTAATCTataaaagtttaattaatttaaatttgtgcaatgtaggatatttttttttttacatttttaattaaaaagaattatattcaaAACCCGATAACTGATTAAGGATAAAGATAGTCAAACTATTTTACCGTAACATATATTTATGAGATCAATTATAATAACgacaaatttttt
This window of the Solanum pennellii chromosome 2, SPENNV200 genome carries:
- the LOC107011970 gene encoding coatomer subunit epsilon-1, encoding MAVSGPDPLFGLRNNFYIGAYQAAINNSDVPNLSQEDAVERDTLVYRSYIALSSYQLVINEIDASAPTPLQAVKLLALYLASPNNKEAAIAGLHELLGDPAIGSNPILRLIAGIVFTHEQDYNEALKHTNAGGTMELHALNVQILIKMHRSDYAEKQLRIMQQVDEDHTLTQLASAWLNLAVGGSKIQEAYLIYQDFSEKYQMTSLILNGKAVCCMHMGNFDEAETLLLEALNKDAKDPETLANLVVCSLHLGKPSTRYLNQLKLSNPDHTLVKRAASAEESFDRAVQTVA
- the LOC107010425 gene encoding beta-amyrin 28-monooxygenase-like, whose translation is MDAIDLSTIFLVVFSFILTIILYQNRSSENTKLPPGSFGWPVIGETIEFLFSNPEHFVRDRMNKYSCDIFKTKIMGEKTAVICGPNGHKFLFSNEEKLFTVFRTHSMQRIFRSYQSKNPSLSQSPSQSTRVIRQPGFLKPESLARYLGEMDCITKELLQSHWEGKIEIKMYDFAKILTLTLASRFFLGSSERMVKLVNCFDDVTLGLHAMILNVQGMAFYRANKAAVAIRRELIDVIKEKKDEISKGVKTQDILCHMIVVEDNNGVFMGENEIADKIMGLLVAGYSTVATTMTFLVKYVGERFDIYEKILNEQKEIAATKKEGELLEWEDMNKMKYSWNVICETMRLTPPLQGTFREVLTDFTYAGYTIPKGWKVYWTTSSTNKNPLYFEDPQVFDPSRYEKCDGPIPYTYVPFGCGPRMCPGKEYARLAILTFLHNVVMKYKWELLLPNEKIVGDMMPTPQKGLPIRLSRSSVIIESYIYSSSSKYMYLLD